From the Musa acuminata AAA Group cultivar baxijiao chromosome BXJ3-7, Cavendish_Baxijiao_AAA, whole genome shotgun sequence genome, one window contains:
- the LOC135642664 gene encoding protein ENDOPLASMIC RETICULUM-ARRESTED PEN3-like, with protein sequence MEGRDSSHVTLASQPNARVVLDVGGKLFETTVATLQSGGPDSLLAALCLRANPDSDEEPSPVFIDRDPEIFSTLLSLLRSGRLPSSVLSRFSNQDLLEEALYYGVEARLRSALSPPPLVGFDATLVATLRPASDAFPTALSAGSEDGSVWIAHGGQISAYDWSLADTGTVRTHLDEITALQRVWPEVAAAGSLDSPGLHFYDVSGGRHVGSVHWSDPGDHRVYKARVTAIAAGWSGPDDPVYAAFECPHPENCILAVDPATLLPTAAIGRQSGSAAKAAAPGRLVHVRERGLVFAAAVSAGAFGYAGYMRLWDPRSGEAVWETNEPGAGSSSRRFGDSFADADVDREGSAIYKVCWRSGDVAVADMRRLGEDPWVYLEERSAAAGMRSAGEGANSVLRCYKNQVFVGREAGLEVWSQIMDKEGGRRRSERETEAAVCENAFRRIFVDKEEDARRGLIKAMEGGGDRLFLSREGVEGVEVWESSDLSRAISLV encoded by the coding sequence ATGGAAGGAAGGGATTCCAGTCATGTCACCCTGGCCTCGCAACCGAACGCTCGCGTCGTCCTCGACGTCGGCGGCAAGCTCTTCGAGACCACCGTGGCCACTCTCCAATCCGGCGGGCCCGACTCCCTTCTCGCGGCCCTCTGCCTCCGCGCCAACCCTGACTCCGATGAAGAACCCTCACCCGTTTTCATCGACCGAGATCCCGAGATATTCTCcaccctcctctccctcctccgcTCCGGTCGCCTCCCCTCCTCTGTCCTCAGCCGCTTCTCCAACCAGGACCTCCTCGAAGAGGCCCTCTACTACGGCGTCGAGGCCCGCCTCCGGTCGGCTCTGTCCCCGCCGCCACTGGTCGGTTTCGATGCCACCCTGGTCGCCACCCTCCGCCCCGCATCCGACGCCTTCCCCACCGCACTGTCCGCAGGATCCGAGGACGGATCCGTCTGGATCGCCCATGGCGGCCAGATCTCCGCCTACGACTGGAGCCTCGCCGACACCGGGACCGTGCGGACGCATCTGGACGAGATCACGGCCCTCCAGCGCGTGTGGCCAGAGGTCGCCGCGGCCGGCTCGCTGGACTCCCCAGGTCTCCACTTCTACGACGTCTCCGGCGGTCGCCATGTAGGATCCGTCCACTGGTCCGACCCGGGCGATCACCGGGTGTACAAGGCCAGGGTGACCGCGATCGCTGCCGGGTGGTCCGGCCCCGACGACCCGGTGTACGCGGCGTTCGAGTGCCCTCACCCGGAGAACTGCATCCTAGCGGTCGATCCGGCGACGCTGCTACCGACGGCGGCGATCGGGCGGCAGAGTGGGAGCgcagcgaaggcggcggcgccgggGCGGCTGGTGCACGTGCGAGAGCGGGGGCTGGTCTTCGCGGCGGCCGTGAGCGCGGGAGCGTTCGGGTACGCCGGCTACATGCGGCTCTGGGACCCGCGGTCCGGGGAGGCGGTGTGGGAGACGAACGAGCCCGGAGCGGGGAGCAGCAGCCGGCGGTTCGGGGACTCGTTCGCGGACGCCGACGTGGACCGGGAGGGCTCGGCCATCTACAAGGTTTGCTGGCGGTCGGGGGACGTGGCAGTAGCGGACATGCGGCGGCTGGGGGAGGACCCTTGGGTGTACCTGGAGGAGCGGAGCGCCGCCGCCGGGATGAGGAGCGCCGGGGAAGGGGCCAACAGCGTGCTCCGCTGCTACAAGAACCAGGTGTTCGTGGGCAGGGAAGCGGGACTGGAGGTGTGGTCGCAGATAATGGATAAAGAAGGAGGACGACGACGGAGCGAACGGGAGACGGAGGCAGCTGTTTGCGAGAATGCGTTCCGTAGGATCTTTGTGGACAAGGAGGAAGACGCGAGGCGAGGGCTCATCAAAGCGATGGAAGGAGGTGGGGATCGTCTTTTCCTGAGCAGGGAAGGGGTGGAAGGTGTCGAGGTGTGGGAGAGCTCCGATCTTTCCAGGGCCATCTCTCTCGTGTAG
- the LOC103991687 gene encoding uncharacterized protein LOC103991687, protein MKATLRPPSSTPFLTCSSQLGNRPFPIHSLLPLPWPSPSPLFSHSNDEMTTARSYFSNLLSLFVLLFLHLGCFFFPCNNNAEEQPPPPKRRKVSPSSPSFPVSSIPDAKPLKSFSIRSYLSCILSFRRPRGKDQEPQLHPPGDAPVCPSSPLQSIPLSPDARAGGTQSGGDGKEHVFSGSTAKHDSFASRNDVYPCAACGEVLSKHQLLELHQATKHSLSELCEADSGYNIVRIIFQSEWKGKSPIVHRVLKIHNTTRTLAWYEEYRDAVRSRAARYAARNGGGDERCIADGNERLRFYCTTSLCSSDAGRGGDVAPAGVCGSPYCCACAIVRHGFAGKHADLDGIATHATSWGAHGALPQDLEREFAFLGARRAMLVCRVVAGRVAHGHGGGAAEGDEEEEEGKGAGFDSVVPTGLGGGGGPHDNGVGENELLVFSPRALLPCFVIMYTT, encoded by the coding sequence ATGAAGGCAACACTCCGGCCACCGTCCTCCACACCCTTTCTTACTTGTAGCTCGCAGCTTGGCAATAGACCTTTCCCCATCCATAGCCTGCTTCCTCTTCCATGGCCGTCTCCCTCTCCCCTCTTCTCTCATTCCAATGACGAAATGACGACTGCAAGATCCTACTTCAGCAACTTGCTTTCCCTCttcgtcctcctcttcctccacctggGCTGCTTTTTCTTCCCCTGCAACAACAACGCAGAGGAACAACCTCCGCCGCCCAAGAGgaggaaggtctccccttcctccCCCTCCTTTCCGGTTTCCTCCATCCCCGATGCGAAGCCCCTCAAATCCTTCTCCATCCGATCCTATCTCAGCTGCATCCTCTCCTTCCGCAGACCTCGAGGTAAGGATCAAGAACCGCAGCTGCACCCGCCCGGCGATGCACCCGTTTGCCCTTCCAGCCCTCTCCAATCGATCCCCTTGTCGCCTGATGCCAGAGCCGGCGGCACGCAATCCGGTGGGGATGGGAAGGAACATGTCTTCTCCGGGTCCACCGCCAAGCACGACTCGTTCGCCTCCAGAAACGACGTCTATCCGTGCGCGGCATGCGGTGAGGTGCTGAGCAAGCATCAGCTCCTCGAGCTTCACCAGGCCACGAAGCACTCCCTCTCCGAGCTCTGCGAGGCCGACTCGGGCTACAACATCGTCCGCATCATCTTCCAGTCGGAGTGGAAGGGGAAGTCGCCCATCGTCCACCGGGTCCTGAAGATCCACAACACGACCCGCACCCTCGCGTGGTACGAGGAGTACCGCGATGCAGTTCGGTCGAGAGCGGCACGTTACGCGGCGAGGAACGGCGGCGGCGACGAGCGCTGCATCGCGGACGGGAACGAGCGGCTGAGGTTCTACTGTACCACGAGCCTCTGCTCGTCGGACGCGGGGCGGGGCGGGGACGTGGCGCCGGCGGGCGTGTGCGGGAGCCCGTACTGCTGCGCTTGCGCCATCGTGAGGCACGGGTTCGCGGGGAAGCACGCGGACCTGGATGGGATCGCGACGCACGCCACCAGCTGGGGCGCGCACGGCGCGTTGCCGCAGGACCTGGAGCGCGAGTTCGCCTTCCTGGGCGCGCGGCGGGCGATGCTGGTGTGCCGCGTCGTGGCCGGGCGTGTGGCCCACGGGCACGGCGGCGGGGCAGCGGAAGGggatgaagaggaggaggaggggaagggggCGGGGTTCGACTCGGTGGTGCCGACGGGGCTGGGCGGCGGCGGGGGGCCCCACGACAACGGTGTCGGTGAGAATGAGCTGTTGGTGTTCAGCCCGAGGGCGCTACTGCCGTGCTTCGTCATCATGTACACCACATGA
- the LOC135642718 gene encoding WUSCHEL-related homeobox 9-like — MGEGERAAESGGFSATRAGAKCGRWNPTAEQVKVLTDLFRSGLRTPSTDQIQMISSHLSAFGKIESKNVFYWFQNHKARERHHKKRRRGPRDEEDDDGDHQKARSRCLASCTKGKQDLFWQRQERETETLELFPLKSCSSDEEKVMSMRSELWGRPFLDAARDPPLDLSLSFI; from the exons ATGGGCGAGGGAGAGCGGGCGGCGGAGTCGGGCGGGTTTAGCGCGACGAGGGCCGGCGCCAAGTGCGGCCGCTGGAACCCGACGGCCGAGCAAGTGAAGGTGCTGACGGATCTGTTCCGGTCCGGGCTCCGGACGCCGAGCACCGACCAGATCCAGATGATCTCTTCCCATCTCAGCGCCTTCGGCAAGATCGAGAGCAAGAACGTGTTCTACTGGTTCCAGAACCACAAGGCCCGCGAGCGCCACCACAAGAAGCGCCGCCGTGGCCCCCGAGACGAAGAAGACGACGACGGAGACCACCAGAAAGCAAGAAGCAGATGCTTAGCCA GCTGTACGAAGGGGAAGCAGGACTTGTTCTGGCAGCGGCAGGAGAGAGAGACCGAGACGCTGGAGCTGTTCCCTCTGAAGTCTTGCAGCTCTGACGAGGAGAAGGTGATGTCGATGAGGAGCGAGCTGTGGGGAAGACCATTCTTGGACGCCGCAAGAGACCCGCCGTTGGATCTGAGCTTGAGCTTTATATAG
- the LOC103991686 gene encoding glycosylinositol phosphorylceramide mannosyl transferase 1 isoform X2: protein MKGGGGGGFRLFFFSSGNSRRIPLRLRQLPAGSSFKIKLLLFWRGYTIVMNTWKRNDLLKESVVHYASCVGVESIRIVWSEPDRPSDSLRHALWEAARLNCKSCNGIELKFDINEEDSLNNRFKEIMDIKTDAIFSIDDDVLFPCTSVELAFSVWQSAPTAMVGFVPRMHWPDKMKENKERYRYGGWWSVWWTGTYSMVLSKAAFFHKKYLHLYTNHMPVSIRHYVTEHRNCEDIAMSFLVANVTGAPPIWVQGRIFEIGSSGISSMGGHSERRSQCLDLFAETYGHMPLVATSTKVIDSRHSWFW from the exons ATgaaaggaggaggcggaggagggtttcgcctcttcttcttctcctccggaAACAGCCGGAGGATACCTCTCAGACTCCGTCAGCTCCCCGCCGGATCCTCCTTCAAGATCAAACTCCTCCTGTTCTG GAGAGGGTACACTATAGTGATGAACACATGGAAGAGAAATGACCTTCTAAAGGAATCTGTCGTTCATTATGCTTCTTGCGTTGGTGTCGAGTCTATTCGCATCGTATGGAGCGAGCCCGATCGACCTTCAGATTCCCTACGTCATGCTTTATGGGAAGCCGCACGACTAAATTGTAAAAGCTGCAATGGTATTGAACTAAAATTCGACATAAATGAAGAAGACAGTCTAAACAACAGATTCAAAGAAATCATGGATATAAAGACAGATGCTATCTTTTCGATTGATGATGATGTTCTATTTCCCTGCACATCTGTAGAGTTGGCTTTCAGTGTGTGGCAAAGTGCCCCTACCGCAATGGTAGGGTTTGTACCTCGCATGCATTGGCCGGATAAAATG AAAGAAAACAAGGAACGTTACAGGTATGGAGGGTGGTGGTCTGTTTGGTGGACGGGCACTTACAGTATGGTGCTCTCCAAGGCAGCATTTTTCCACAAGAAGTATCTTCATCTCTATACAAATCACATGCCTGTATCTATCCGTCATTACGTAACCGAGCACAG GAATTGTGAAGATATTGCGATGTCGTTCCTCGTTGCAAACGTAACAGGTGCTCCTCCAATATGGGTGCAAG GCAGGATATTTGAGATAGGATCAAGTGGCATCAGTAGTATGGGAGGTCACAGTGAACGAAGGTCTCAATGCCTCGATTTGTTTGCTGAAACTTACGGTCATATGCCTCTGGTGGCAACTAGTACGAAGGTCATAGATAGTCGACACAGTTGGTtttggtga
- the LOC103991685 gene encoding transcription factor bHLH149-like, whose protein sequence is MISPSSSSASSSRKKKMKRAETKWRTAAQERIYRRRLLEALRATASGAGPRAVKEAADSALALTARGKSQWSRAILLGRCRPRRKLLLKAGGKVRRGRRRPRLAAPVPVAAAAPAGKKVRDRLRVLGRLVPGCRQLSAPSLLEEAADYVAALEMQVKAMRALADALSAASLNAAAAGEAESRVV, encoded by the coding sequence ATgatctctccctcttcttcctcggcATCATCAtctaggaagaagaagatgaagcgaGCGGAAACCAAGTGGCGGACCGCCGCGCAGGAGCGGATCTACCGCCGACGCCTCCTCGAAGCCCTTCGCGCCACCGCCTCGGGGGCAGGGCCGCGGGCCGTCAAGGAGGCGGCTGACTCGGCCCTCGCCCTCACCGCCCGGGGCAAGTCCCAGTGGAGCCGGGCCATCCTCCTCGGCCGCTGCCGCCCTCGCCGCAAGCTCCTCCTCAAGGCCGGCGGCAAGGTCCGCCGCGGCCGCCGACGGCCGAGGCTAGCGGCTCCGGTGCCGGTTGCGGCTGCGGCTCCGGCGGGGAAGAAGGTGAGGGACCGGCTGCGGGTGCTGGGCCGGCTTGTGCCCGGGTGCCGGCAGCTGTCGGCGCCGAGCCTTCTGGAGGAGGCGGCCGACTACGTTGCGGCGCTGGAGATGCAAGTGAAGGCGATGAGGGCGCTCGCGGACGCGCTCTCGGCGGCGTCGCTGAACGCTGCGGCCGCGGGTGAGGCGGAAAGCCGCGTGGTTTGA
- the LOC103991686 gene encoding glycosylinositol phosphorylceramide mannosyl transferase 1 isoform X1, with translation MKGGGGGGFRLFFFSSGNSRRIPLRLRQLPAGSSFKIKLLLFWCVAFALLLVLILLLLLCCRPSHYSGSSPPPGRGYTIVMNTWKRNDLLKESVVHYASCVGVESIRIVWSEPDRPSDSLRHALWEAARLNCKSCNGIELKFDINEEDSLNNRFKEIMDIKTDAIFSIDDDVLFPCTSVELAFSVWQSAPTAMVGFVPRMHWPDKMKENKERYRYGGWWSVWWTGTYSMVLSKAAFFHKKYLHLYTNHMPVSIRHYVTEHRNCEDIAMSFLVANVTGAPPIWVQGRIFEIGSSGISSMGGHSERRSQCLDLFAETYGHMPLVATSTKVIDSRHSWFW, from the exons ATgaaaggaggaggcggaggagggtttcgcctcttcttcttctcctccggaAACAGCCGGAGGATACCTCTCAGACTCCGTCAGCTCCCCGCCGGATCCTCCTTCAAGATCAAACTCCTCCTGTTCTGGTGCGTCGCCTTCGCCCTTCTGCTCgttctcatcctcctcctcctcctctgctgccGCCCCTCACATTATTCCGGATCGTCGCCTCCTCCCGG GAGAGGGTACACTATAGTGATGAACACATGGAAGAGAAATGACCTTCTAAAGGAATCTGTCGTTCATTATGCTTCTTGCGTTGGTGTCGAGTCTATTCGCATCGTATGGAGCGAGCCCGATCGACCTTCAGATTCCCTACGTCATGCTTTATGGGAAGCCGCACGACTAAATTGTAAAAGCTGCAATGGTATTGAACTAAAATTCGACATAAATGAAGAAGACAGTCTAAACAACAGATTCAAAGAAATCATGGATATAAAGACAGATGCTATCTTTTCGATTGATGATGATGTTCTATTTCCCTGCACATCTGTAGAGTTGGCTTTCAGTGTGTGGCAAAGTGCCCCTACCGCAATGGTAGGGTTTGTACCTCGCATGCATTGGCCGGATAAAATG AAAGAAAACAAGGAACGTTACAGGTATGGAGGGTGGTGGTCTGTTTGGTGGACGGGCACTTACAGTATGGTGCTCTCCAAGGCAGCATTTTTCCACAAGAAGTATCTTCATCTCTATACAAATCACATGCCTGTATCTATCCGTCATTACGTAACCGAGCACAG GAATTGTGAAGATATTGCGATGTCGTTCCTCGTTGCAAACGTAACAGGTGCTCCTCCAATATGGGTGCAAG GCAGGATATTTGAGATAGGATCAAGTGGCATCAGTAGTATGGGAGGTCACAGTGAACGAAGGTCTCAATGCCTCGATTTGTTTGCTGAAACTTACGGTCATATGCCTCTGGTGGCAACTAGTACGAAGGTCATAGATAGTCGACACAGTTGGTtttggtga